The following are encoded in a window of Sinomonas cyclohexanicum genomic DNA:
- the hisD gene encoding histidinol dehydrogenase: MTSGASILSSPAFRTIDLRGQSLGLAQLRAVVPRLTAGDGASVEDAVRGIIEDVRARGFAALSYLAAKFDGVQQRHPRVPAEAIASALDGLDPAVRAALTESIDRARAFAAAQVPADVTVHPGAGASVTQRWVPVGRVGLYVPGGLAVYPSSVVMNVVPAQAAGVASIALASPPQKDNGGLPHPTILAAAALLGIDEVYAIGGAQAIVTFAYGIPGAHDVAGELPALAPVDVVTGPGNIFVATAKRLVKGVVGIDAEAGPTEIAILADATARPELVAADLISQAEHDPRAGSVLVTDSPELAGKVHEQLAVLATRTKHRDRVIEALSGEQSGAVLVDSLEAGIAVCDAYAAEHLEIMTADAPAVAARIRNAGAIFVGDYSPVSLGDYCAGSNHVLPTSGTAAFSSGLNVTTFLRAIQIIDYSESGLSEVAPYIRSLSDAEDLPAHGDAVDARFARD, encoded by the coding sequence GTGACTTCCGGCGCCTCCATCCTATCTTCGCCCGCCTTCCGCACGATCGACCTCCGAGGCCAGAGCCTCGGGCTCGCCCAGCTGCGCGCCGTCGTGCCGCGGCTGACGGCCGGCGACGGCGCGAGCGTCGAGGACGCCGTCCGCGGCATCATCGAGGATGTCCGTGCGCGGGGCTTCGCCGCGCTGAGCTATCTGGCCGCGAAGTTCGACGGCGTCCAGCAGCGACACCCCCGCGTGCCCGCCGAGGCCATCGCCTCTGCCCTCGATGGCCTCGACCCCGCGGTGAGGGCGGCGCTGACGGAGTCGATCGATCGGGCGCGCGCGTTCGCCGCCGCGCAGGTCCCGGCGGACGTGACTGTGCACCCCGGCGCGGGCGCGTCCGTCACGCAGCGCTGGGTTCCGGTGGGCCGCGTGGGCCTGTACGTCCCCGGCGGGCTCGCGGTGTACCCGTCGAGCGTCGTCATGAACGTGGTCCCCGCCCAGGCCGCGGGCGTCGCGTCGATCGCGCTGGCCTCTCCGCCGCAGAAGGACAACGGGGGCCTTCCGCACCCGACGATCCTCGCCGCGGCTGCGCTCCTGGGCATCGACGAGGTCTACGCGATCGGCGGCGCACAGGCGATCGTCACCTTCGCGTACGGGATCCCTGGCGCGCACGACGTCGCGGGGGAGCTTCCCGCTCTCGCGCCGGTGGACGTCGTGACCGGCCCCGGCAACATCTTCGTCGCCACGGCCAAGCGACTCGTCAAGGGTGTGGTCGGCATCGACGCCGAGGCGGGTCCCACCGAGATCGCCATCCTGGCCGATGCCACGGCCCGGCCCGAGCTTGTCGCCGCCGATCTGATCAGCCAGGCCGAGCATGATCCGCGTGCGGGCAGCGTGCTCGTCACGGATTCGCCAGAGCTTGCCGGGAAGGTGCATGAGCAGCTCGCCGTGCTCGCCACCCGCACCAAGCATCGCGACCGCGTCATCGAGGCGCTCTCGGGGGAACAGTCGGGGGCAGTCCTCGTCGACAGCCTCGAGGCCGGCATCGCCGTGTGCGACGCGTACGCGGCGGAGCATCTCGAGATCATGACGGCGGACGCCCCCGCCGTCGCCGCCCGCATCCGCAACGCTGGCGCGATCTTCGTGGGCGACTACAGCCCGGTGAGTCTCGGAGACTACTGCGCGGGATCGAACCACGTGCTGCCGACCTCGGGAACGGCCGCGTTCTCGTCGGGCCTCAACGTCACGACGTTCCTGCGGGCCATCCAGATCATCGACTACTCCGAGTCCGGGCTGTCCGAGGTCGCGCCCTACATCCGTAGCCTCTCGGACGCGGAAGACCTCCCCGCGCATGGTGACGCGGTAGACGCGCGGTTCGCCCGCGACTGA